From Mesobacillus jeotgali, the proteins below share one genomic window:
- a CDS encoding DUF305 domain-containing protein, with translation MKNNYGRFGLMVLTSTIIMLILMYLNVYSIDHVFFSETRLYMALIMGGVMAIVMLAFMHKMYTNKKMNFGIYAGSALLIAVSLFLVRSQATVDDTSWMKAMIPHHSIAILTSERANIEDPRVRKLADDIIEAQRKEISEMKTLIKELEEKEK, from the coding sequence ATGAAAAATAATTATGGGAGATTTGGCTTGATGGTCCTGACATCCACAATCATCATGTTGATTCTCATGTACTTAAATGTCTACAGTATAGACCATGTATTCTTCAGTGAAACAAGATTGTACATGGCCTTGATCATGGGAGGTGTTATGGCGATTGTCATGCTGGCATTCATGCACAAAATGTACACGAATAAGAAAATGAATTTCGGGATATACGCCGGCAGTGCCCTATTAATTGCAGTCTCCCTGTTTCTCGTACGCAGCCAGGCCACCGTAGACGATACATCCTGGATGAAGGCGATGATTCCACACCACTCCATTGCCATTTTGACAAGTGAACGTGCCAATATCGAAGATCCGAGAGTTCGCAAGCTCGCAGATGACATCATAGAAGCACAAAGAAAAGAAATAAGTGAAATGAAGACGTTAATTAAAGAGCTTGAAGAAAAGGAGAAATGA
- a CDS encoding carboxypeptidase-like regulatory domain-containing protein: MAKKVVFLLLSLVFVMSAVLGNVSAAPKKEEIPSAVKGLIKEKGKSFKNSLVILQENGKRDRIFTRTDGSGTFTAKLSDGTYAVKAIKSNKEWFSTNESFAVKEGKIKGLKNGEIHLSDKKQKKKPSSQESNFSGVLKEGDKGLKADLVMARYSDYEEEMYVVSSKNNGSFSAYLPDGTYYLYGVEEAGGFYRYSKQFTVVDGVVLFDGEPKSSLEITLPVKAHNGKVTDSSKPLSDAAIMLEKRVSGEEYDSEFIEYVAANKKGEFVLRKLEDGIYSVSVDHATYSGWNQLTFEVVDGEIFIEGEKVSSLQIVVPNLNVKGTLTDGKKPIANAYVIIEGNEYGFGTPVDTKGNFQYRLADGQYVIYMVDEPYRSTMVNVSFEIRDGKMVQDGKVVSSLNIVLPPVTFSGKLVEDGVSLQGEVAVETLSDDGNYESYYAMTNENGVYSMRLKDGSYRVTHGYLFEEGEEIFLSQDFEISNGKLYVNGKAQSLLELEVPPVSVHGLVKDQGEPVADGHVTVTSEDNNIYVGKQINPDGTFTMRLPDGQYQIREIYLEGTSAPMNLAFSIEDGKLYVDGELQEVLEVNVPPVTVTGTLSESGVPMMGELYVMEMNEADMPLQAWSMTNEEGVFNFRLPDGQYQVRDIYLFDGTSFNPNVEFSVESGELYVNGEKKEQLGLEVPPVTVTGTLTDESTPVSGSMTITDTNNEENPYYTSAWVDNGTFRLRLPDGDYKVSDIYIEDGTSFNLGTEFSVVSGQLYINGEFAESLDLAVPAVSLKGTLYNGQDPVNEGQVTIITLDGVEVTNSWVYNGSFNGRLPDGEYKVSQVADYQIGWFNFDQQFTILDGKIYVDGQEVESLSLNVHDGWQEP; encoded by the coding sequence ATGGCCAAAAAGGTAGTGTTTTTGCTGTTATCGCTGGTTTTTGTCATGTCTGCAGTTCTGGGAAATGTCAGTGCTGCACCAAAGAAGGAAGAAATCCCATCAGCTGTTAAGGGATTAATAAAGGAAAAAGGGAAATCCTTCAAAAACAGTCTGGTTATCTTGCAGGAAAACGGAAAACGGGATCGTATTTTTACAAGGACTGACGGATCCGGTACTTTCACAGCAAAATTATCTGACGGAACATACGCTGTAAAAGCCATCAAAAGCAATAAGGAATGGTTTAGTACAAATGAAAGTTTTGCAGTAAAAGAAGGAAAGATTAAAGGGTTAAAAAATGGGGAAATTCACCTTTCAGATAAGAAACAAAAGAAAAAGCCTTCCTCTCAAGAGAGCAATTTCAGCGGCGTTCTCAAAGAAGGCGACAAAGGATTGAAGGCTGATTTGGTCATGGCCAGATACAGCGATTATGAGGAAGAAATGTATGTAGTATCTTCAAAAAATAACGGAAGCTTCTCAGCTTACCTGCCTGATGGCACTTACTATTTATATGGAGTGGAAGAAGCTGGCGGATTCTACCGCTATTCAAAACAGTTTACTGTGGTAGATGGAGTGGTCCTGTTCGATGGTGAACCGAAATCATCACTGGAAATAACCCTTCCTGTGAAGGCTCATAATGGTAAAGTCACTGATTCTTCAAAACCACTATCAGATGCAGCTATTATGTTGGAGAAGAGAGTTAGCGGTGAAGAATACGACAGTGAATTCATAGAGTATGTTGCTGCCAATAAAAAGGGTGAATTCGTGTTAAGAAAACTGGAAGATGGAATCTATTCCGTCAGTGTTGACCATGCTACCTACTCAGGTTGGAACCAGTTGACCTTTGAAGTGGTGGATGGAGAGATTTTTATAGAAGGGGAAAAAGTTTCATCCCTTCAAATCGTCGTTCCTAACTTGAATGTTAAAGGGACACTGACAGATGGAAAGAAGCCGATTGCAAATGCCTACGTTATTATAGAAGGTAATGAATATGGCTTTGGTACTCCTGTTGACACAAAAGGGAACTTCCAGTACCGCCTGGCTGATGGGCAATATGTGATTTATATGGTTGATGAACCATATCGCTCCACTATGGTGAACGTATCTTTTGAAATCAGGGATGGGAAAATGGTTCAGGATGGAAAGGTTGTATCCTCGCTGAATATTGTTTTGCCGCCGGTTACTTTTTCAGGGAAGTTAGTGGAGGACGGAGTTTCCCTGCAGGGGGAAGTTGCTGTCGAAACTCTTTCGGACGATGGCAATTATGAATCGTACTATGCCATGACAAACGAAAATGGAGTTTACTCCATGCGCTTGAAGGATGGGAGTTACCGGGTAACACATGGTTACTTATTCGAAGAGGGAGAAGAAATCTTTCTATCACAAGACTTTGAAATCAGTAACGGTAAATTGTACGTCAATGGTAAGGCACAATCTCTTCTTGAACTGGAAGTACCGCCAGTCAGTGTGCATGGATTGGTGAAGGACCAGGGAGAGCCGGTAGCAGATGGTCATGTTACTGTCACTTCAGAGGATAATAATATATATGTTGGCAAGCAAATCAATCCGGATGGAACCTTCACCATGCGGTTGCCTGATGGTCAGTATCAAATTAGAGAGATTTATTTAGAAGGAACGAGCGCTCCTATGAATCTTGCATTTTCAATCGAGGATGGCAAATTGTATGTCGATGGAGAGTTGCAGGAGGTACTGGAGGTAAATGTTCCTCCGGTAACTGTAACGGGTACCCTTTCCGAATCAGGGGTCCCAATGATGGGCGAATTATATGTCATGGAAATGAATGAAGCTGATATGCCTTTACAGGCGTGGAGCATGACAAACGAAGAAGGAGTTTTCAACTTCCGGCTCCCTGATGGCCAGTATCAAGTGAGAGACATATATCTTTTCGACGGTACGTCGTTCAACCCAAATGTTGAGTTCAGCGTAGAATCTGGAGAATTATATGTAAATGGAGAAAAGAAGGAGCAGCTTGGTCTTGAGGTTCCTCCGGTTACAGTAACAGGAACGCTGACTGATGAAAGTACACCTGTATCAGGGAGCATGACAATTACGGATACCAACAATGAAGAAAATCCCTACTATACTTCGGCATGGGTAGACAACGGAACCTTCCGGCTGCGCTTGCCTGATGGGGATTACAAAGTTTCCGATATCTATATAGAAGATGGAACATCCTTTAACCTTGGGACAGAATTCAGTGTTGTTTCCGGACAGCTTTACATCAATGGGGAATTCGCTGAGAGCCTGGATCTTGCCGTACCTGCTGTCAGTCTGAAAGGCACCTTGTATAATGGCCAGGATCCAGTAAATGAAGGCCAGGTTACCATTATTACATTGGATGGTGTTGAGGTAACAAACAGCTGGGTTTATAACGGCTCATTTAACGGGCGTCTGCCGGATGGCGAATACAAAGTTTCACAGGTAGCAGACTATCAAATAGGCTGGTTTAATTTTGATCAGCAATTTACGATTCTGGATGGCAAAATCTATGTTGATGGCCAGGAAGTAGAATCCTTAAGCCTAAATGTGCATGATGGTTGGCAGGAACCTTAA
- a CDS encoding amidase family protein has protein sequence MEGFSYKDYDGLGLAELVKRKEVQPIELIEEAIRITDGLNPKLNAVINKMYEQARKTAGQQMTGAFAGVPMFLKDISQEIEGEPITAGSRAFLNYRAKADSEYARRLRRTGVVFLGQTNVPEFALVAVTEPAHYGPTRNPWNLDRTPGGSSGGSAAAVASGIVPIAGANDGGGSIRIPAAYCGLFGLKPTRGRTPVGPNSGRAWQGASAEHVLSRSVRDSAAMLDALQGHEKAGAFSAVPFQGSYLTAASIPLSKKLRIAFSVKSPIGTEVDADCREGVLKTVRLLESMGHHVEEADAPVDGHKIAKSYLTMYFGETAALLASLEEVLGQKTAASDVEPTTWLLGLLGKATSAEEFVLSLREWDRAALQMETFHETYDFYITPTTAYPPARIGELEPSSSEKFLISTVGKLGIGGVLKKAGIVDQIAQKNLARTPFTQLANLTGQPAMSLPLHHTSDGLPVGVQVMAARGREDLLLQLAGELEQSEHWIDVKRNPLF, from the coding sequence ATGGAGGGTTTCAGTTACAAGGATTATGACGGGCTAGGTCTTGCTGAGCTGGTAAAAAGGAAAGAGGTTCAGCCTATTGAACTGATTGAGGAAGCCATCAGGATTACTGACGGTCTGAATCCAAAATTGAATGCAGTGATCAACAAGATGTATGAGCAGGCAAGGAAGACAGCGGGTCAGCAAATGACTGGTGCTTTTGCAGGCGTACCCATGTTCCTTAAAGATATCTCGCAGGAAATTGAAGGGGAACCGATTACTGCCGGTTCCAGGGCATTTTTAAATTACCGGGCAAAAGCAGATTCGGAGTATGCAAGACGTCTGCGCCGGACCGGGGTGGTTTTTCTCGGTCAGACGAATGTACCAGAGTTCGCCTTGGTCGCGGTGACGGAGCCTGCTCATTATGGGCCGACCCGCAATCCGTGGAATCTTGACCGCACTCCAGGCGGATCCAGTGGAGGTTCAGCAGCAGCCGTAGCTTCTGGAATAGTTCCGATTGCTGGTGCCAATGATGGCGGGGGTTCGATTCGGATTCCCGCTGCCTACTGCGGATTATTCGGGCTGAAACCGACCCGCGGCCGTACCCCGGTAGGACCTAATTCGGGGAGGGCATGGCAGGGTGCTTCGGCGGAACATGTCCTTTCACGTTCAGTCAGGGACAGCGCAGCAATGCTGGATGCTCTTCAAGGACATGAAAAAGCTGGTGCCTTTTCTGCTGTGCCATTTCAGGGAAGCTATCTTACGGCGGCAAGCATTCCCCTATCAAAAAAACTGCGTATTGCTTTTTCAGTGAAATCGCCAATTGGGACTGAGGTTGATGCTGATTGCAGGGAGGGGGTCCTGAAAACGGTACGGCTTCTCGAATCAATGGGTCACCATGTTGAAGAGGCAGATGCTCCAGTGGACGGCCATAAAATCGCGAAAAGCTATTTGACCATGTACTTCGGGGAGACGGCTGCTCTTTTAGCTTCATTAGAGGAAGTGCTTGGACAAAAAACGGCTGCTTCTGATGTCGAGCCAACGACCTGGCTGCTTGGCCTGCTTGGCAAGGCAACATCCGCAGAGGAATTCGTTTTAAGTTTAAGAGAATGGGACAGGGCAGCTTTGCAGATGGAAACCTTCCATGAAACCTATGATTTTTACATCACACCGACCACAGCATATCCGCCAGCGAGAATAGGCGAACTCGAGCCATCATCCTCAGAAAAATTTCTTATTAGCACTGTTGGGAAACTGGGAATAGGGGGCGTTTTAAAAAAGGCGGGAATCGTTGACCAGATTGCCCAGAAGAACCTGGCTAGAACGCCATTTACACAACTCGCCAATCTGACAGGCCAGCCAGCAATGTCGCTGCCTTTGCACCACACCTCGGATGGTCTGCCTGTGGGAGTGCAAGTCATGGCGGCTAGAGGACGAGAGGATTTATTGCTGCAGCTGGCCGGGGAGCTCGAGCAGTCTGAACACTGGATAGATGTGAAAAGGAACCCTTTGTTTTAG
- a CDS encoding MBL fold metallo-hydrolase: MENQFFTCKEIKEGVYAAIVKDGQGALGNAGFVDLGEEVLIFDTFMIPQAASALRQTAEEQTGKKVKYVVNSHYHGDHTNGNVIFKDAVIISTEVIRRKMQESYQNRDIPAMKAGMASYFSQLEKRIAEEQNVQMRQALEYDLSDKQKYAESLDVIEEVLPTVLIEEKLVLQAAEGQWSCIILAEAIPKVTSLCICQRSKYYLPVI, from the coding sequence ATGGAAAATCAATTTTTCACATGTAAGGAAATTAAAGAGGGAGTATATGCAGCGATTGTAAAGGATGGACAGGGAGCTCTCGGCAATGCAGGATTTGTTGACCTCGGCGAGGAGGTCCTAATCTTTGATACCTTCATGATTCCTCAGGCTGCTTCTGCATTGCGCCAGACAGCTGAAGAGCAAACTGGCAAAAAAGTAAAATATGTAGTGAATAGCCATTATCATGGCGATCATACAAATGGCAATGTCATCTTTAAGGATGCTGTTATCATTTCCACGGAAGTGATTAGGCGAAAAATGCAGGAGAGTTACCAGAATCGTGATATTCCTGCAATGAAGGCAGGTATGGCTTCCTATTTTTCTCAGCTTGAAAAGCGAATCGCTGAAGAACAAAATGTGCAAATGCGCCAGGCACTTGAATACGATCTCTCAGATAAGCAGAAGTATGCGGAATCGCTGGACGTGATTGAAGAAGTTCTCCCAACCGTATTAATTGAAGAGAAACTTGTCCTTCAGGCAGCAGAAGGACAGTGGAGCTGTATCATTTTGGCGGAGGCCATACCGAAAGTGACCTCTTTATGTATCTGCCAGAGGAGCAAATATTATTTGCCGGTGATTTAG
- a CDS encoding DUF4385 domain-containing protein, producing MPFNYDLDFDHIDFREQPELYRVGRGEQGVLLVEPYKSEILPYWRFKTPDIARESSEKIYELFLDYKAKNDFVGMDMAKKFLQMGYTRARRYTNYKDGRKYDEAGKVMERQNDPEKAESAAIFMERWKLARTDQEYLEMKKEHQKKYG from the coding sequence ATGCCTTTCAATTATGATCTTGATTTTGATCACATTGATTTTCGTGAACAGCCTGAACTATACCGTGTGGGCAGGGGTGAACAGGGTGTTCTGCTGGTTGAGCCATATAAAAGTGAAATTCTCCCCTATTGGCGATTCAAGACACCGGACATCGCCAGGGAATCGTCCGAAAAAATCTACGAGTTATTTCTGGATTACAAAGCAAAAAATGATTTTGTCGGCATGGATATGGCCAAAAAGTTCCTGCAGATGGGATACACCCGAGCCCGCCGGTATACGAATTATAAGGACGGCAGGAAATATGATGAGGCCGGGAAAGTAATGGAGCGCCAGAATGATCCGGAGAAGGCCGAATCTGCCGCCATTTTTATGGAGAGATGGAAACTGGCTCGAACTGATCAGGAGTATCTTGAGATGAAAAAGGAACACCAGAAGAAATATGGATAA
- a CDS encoding glycerol-3-phosphate dehydrogenase/oxidase encodes MRFSNLDRKNIVTKMKNEAFDVLVIGGGITGAGIALDAATRGMNIALLEMQDFAAGTSSRSTKLVHGGLRYLKQFEVKMVAEVGKERAIVYENGPHVTTPEWMLLPFHKGGTFGSFSTSVGLRVYDFLAGVKKSERRKMFSAAETLAKEPLVKKEGLKGGGYYVEYRTDDARLTIEVMKQAVSKGATALNYSKVKNLVYTNGIVSGVVVEDLLTGEEYEVHAKKVVNATGPWVDGIREMDNSKKGKTLKLSKGVHIVIDQSGFPLKQAIYFDTPDGRMVFAIPRDGKTYVGTTDTFYNEDPINPGMTEEDRSYILKAIHYMFPDVNVTEKDVESSWAGVRPLIHEEGKAPSEISRKDEIWESDSHLITIAGGKLTGYRKMAELIVDLLAEKFAKEDGRSFPGCQTKNLPISGGDVGGSANLNSFVENQLEEGTKAGLTKEEARRLAYQYGSNAPIVFQIASAHKQEADRYGLPLELFTKLSYAIQYEAAATPIDFFNRRTGAILFNIQMVHNFKENVIKFMRDQFSWNEQQTKAFTLELEEALSEAVNPVK; translated from the coding sequence ATGAGATTTTCTAATCTCGATCGAAAAAATATAGTAACGAAAATGAAAAATGAGGCATTCGACGTCCTTGTGATTGGCGGTGGCATTACAGGTGCTGGAATCGCTCTTGATGCTGCAACCAGAGGCATGAATATTGCCCTTTTGGAAATGCAGGATTTTGCGGCTGGCACTTCAAGCCGTTCCACAAAGCTGGTGCACGGCGGATTGCGCTACCTAAAACAATTCGAAGTCAAAATGGTGGCTGAAGTCGGGAAGGAACGTGCCATTGTCTATGAAAATGGTCCTCACGTCACAACACCAGAATGGATGCTTCTCCCCTTCCATAAAGGCGGAACTTTCGGCAGTTTCAGCACATCCGTCGGCCTTAGGGTATATGACTTTTTAGCAGGTGTCAAAAAATCCGAACGCAGAAAAATGTTCAGTGCAGCTGAAACACTGGCAAAGGAGCCGCTAGTGAAAAAAGAAGGATTGAAGGGCGGCGGCTATTATGTTGAATACCGCACAGATGATGCCCGCCTGACCATCGAGGTCATGAAGCAGGCTGTTTCAAAAGGCGCCACCGCATTGAACTATTCCAAAGTCAAGAACCTTGTATATACGAACGGAATCGTTTCAGGAGTTGTTGTCGAGGATCTTTTAACAGGCGAGGAATATGAAGTCCATGCAAAAAAAGTGGTCAATGCAACCGGCCCATGGGTTGACGGCATTCGTGAAATGGACAATTCGAAAAAAGGAAAAACCCTGAAGCTATCAAAAGGTGTCCATATCGTTATCGACCAATCCGGTTTCCCGCTCAAGCAAGCCATTTATTTTGACACTCCGGATGGCCGTATGGTCTTCGCGATTCCACGTGACGGCAAAACATATGTCGGCACAACCGATACTTTTTACAATGAAGATCCGATCAACCCGGGCATGACGGAGGAAGACAGAAGCTATATTCTTAAAGCGATTCACTATATGTTCCCGGATGTGAATGTGACGGAAAAAGATGTTGAATCCAGCTGGGCTGGTGTAAGGCCGCTTATCCACGAGGAAGGCAAGGCACCTTCTGAAATTTCAAGAAAAGATGAGATATGGGAATCTGATTCACATCTAATCACAATTGCTGGCGGAAAGTTGACCGGTTATCGCAAAATGGCGGAATTGATTGTGGATCTGCTTGCTGAAAAATTCGCTAAAGAAGACGGACGCAGCTTCCCTGGATGCCAGACGAAGAATCTGCCGATTTCCGGCGGAGATGTCGGCGGTTCTGCCAACCTTAATAGCTTTGTTGAAAACCAGCTTGAAGAAGGCACGAAGGCAGGCCTTACAAAAGAAGAAGCACGACGTCTTGCATACCAGTACGGCTCGAACGCTCCAATTGTGTTCCAGATTGCATCTGCACATAAGCAAGAAGCAGACCGATATGGCTTGCCTTTGGAATTGTTCACTAAGCTGAGCTATGCAATCCAGTATGAAGCGGCTGCTACGCCAATTGACTTCTTTAACCGACGTACAGGAGCGATTTTGTTCAATATCCAAATGGTGCACAACTTTAAAGAAAATGTCATCAAATTCATGCGTGACCAATTCAGCTGGAACGAGCAGCAAACAAAGGCTTTCACTTTAGAACTTGAAGAAGCTCTATCGGAAGCTGTAAATCCTGTCAAATAA
- a CDS encoding glycerol-3-phosphate responsive antiterminator: MLLNQKILPASSNMKEFEQFLESPFEIGVMLEVHIAQLKNIHSMARSYGKKMIYHVDMIQGLKSDDFSTEYICQEYKPYGLISTKSSVILKAKQKGVIAVQRVFLIDSHALEKSYKLIEKTRPDYIEVLPGAMPLMIREVKDRVKIPIFAGGLIRTAEEVKNALDAGATAITTSKTDLWEINQIQKSDT, encoded by the coding sequence ATTCTTTTGAATCAGAAAATCTTGCCTGCTTCCTCGAATATGAAGGAGTTTGAACAGTTTCTTGAAAGTCCTTTTGAAATCGGGGTCATGCTGGAAGTGCATATTGCCCAATTGAAGAATATCCACTCAATGGCCAGAAGTTATGGCAAAAAAATGATCTATCATGTTGATATGATACAAGGATTGAAGAGTGATGATTTTTCTACAGAGTATATTTGTCAGGAGTATAAACCGTATGGGCTGATTTCCACGAAGTCCAGTGTTATTTTAAAGGCAAAGCAAAAAGGTGTCATTGCTGTGCAAAGAGTATTCCTGATTGATTCCCATGCTCTTGAAAAGAGCTATAAACTCATTGAAAAAACACGTCCTGATTATATTGAAGTTTTGCCAGGAGCCATGCCCTTGATGATCAGGGAGGTCAAGGACCGCGTTAAAATCCCTATTTTTGCCGGAGGCCTGATTAGAACAGCTGAAGAAGTAAAAAATGCACTGGATGCCGGTGCCACGGCTATCACCACGTCAAAGACGGATTTGTGGGAGATTAATCAAATTCAGAAATCCGACACATGA
- a CDS encoding methyl-accepting chemotaxis protein, whose protein sequence is MQISKQLRSTQVFEADAVLGAIERSLAMIEFEPDGKVLWANENFARTMGYRVEEMPGLFHKQFCTAEFAGSREYTELWRNLRNGKSFQQKIQRVTKRGKLLWLEATYSPVYDTRGRVTGVVKVATDITEREWNAARVAEELQQMSENLSARAEMGITRSEEAATAASILVEESNGNIKILESLKSQAKSIGSIVQTIREIAAQTNLLALNAAIEAARAGEHGRGFNVVAGEVRKLATRVQDSIQEVNERIDGITGEMTKINEATQRSQNGIIKNQKLNEQAVVSFKEIGSAASELDKQAKTFKEIL, encoded by the coding sequence ATGCAAATTAGTAAGCAACTGAGGAGTACACAGGTTTTTGAAGCTGACGCAGTCCTGGGTGCGATTGAACGATCCCTGGCAATGATTGAATTTGAGCCGGACGGAAAAGTTCTTTGGGCAAATGAAAATTTTGCGCGAACGATGGGATATCGAGTGGAAGAGATGCCTGGACTTTTTCATAAACAATTTTGTACAGCAGAATTTGCAGGCAGCAGGGAATATACAGAGTTATGGAGAAACCTGCGAAACGGCAAAAGCTTTCAGCAAAAAATACAGCGAGTCACCAAAAGGGGAAAATTGCTCTGGCTGGAAGCTACTTATTCGCCAGTCTACGATACTCGAGGCAGGGTCACCGGAGTGGTGAAGGTAGCTACCGATATAACGGAGCGTGAATGGAATGCGGCAAGAGTAGCCGAAGAGCTCCAGCAGATGTCAGAAAACCTGAGTGCAAGGGCAGAAATGGGCATAACTAGAAGCGAAGAAGCAGCAACCGCTGCCAGCATACTTGTGGAAGAGTCAAACGGAAATATCAAGATTCTCGAGTCGCTAAAATCACAGGCTAAATCCATCGGCAGCATTGTCCAGACCATCCGTGAGATTGCTGCCCAAACCAACCTGCTAGCCCTGAACGCGGCCATCGAAGCAGCAAGAGCAGGAGAACATGGAAGAGGCTTCAATGTCGTGGCTGGAGAAGTCCGGAAACTTGCAACCCGAGTCCAGGATTCAATCCAGGAAGTCAATGAACGAATAGATGGCATAACAGGTGAAATGACAAAAATCAACGAAGCAACTCAACGCTCACAAAATGGGATCATCAAAAACCAGAAACTCAATGAACAAGCAGTTGTCTCCTTCAAAGAAATTGGCAGCGCCGCCAGTGAACTGGACAAGCAGGCCAAAACATTCAAGGAAATCCTGTAA
- the rnjA gene encoding ribonuclease J1, protein MEKKLKKDLKIFALGGLGEIGKNTYVIEYKNEMVLVDCGIKFPDNELFGIDYVLADYTYLKQNQDKLVGIFVTHGHEDHIGGLPFLLQDVKAPIYGGDFAVELIKSKLQEHKIKGVKFHQINNDTVVEFQNIKVRFFRTTHSIADSFGVVVTTPEGNIVHTGDFKFDLTPVGAGTDFQKIAEISSEGVLCLLSDSTNSEQPGFSVSERRVGEAIEDIFQTVDGRVIFATFASNIDRVQQVVKSSLKHNRKMAIVGRSMEKAFEIGRRLGYITAPDEAFISVNEIGHVPSNELTIICTGSQGEPMAALARISNGTHRQISVIPGDTIVFSSSPIPGNAISVNRVIDKLHRIGADVIHHKISEVHTSGHGKQEEQKLMIKLLNPKYFIPIHGEYRMLDQHVRLAEQCGIPRENCFILDNGDVLELSADGGQVAGKVPAQPVYVDGSGIGDIGHIVLKDRRVLSQDGLVIVTMMIERDKKQLVNKPTVVTRGFVYVRESGDLMKNVEELITDKIVTELAGGTKDWSSIKKAVIDVVNPFLYSKTGRRPMILPIIMEV, encoded by the coding sequence ATGGAAAAGAAATTGAAAAAGGATCTTAAGATTTTCGCTTTGGGCGGTCTTGGTGAGATCGGTAAAAATACGTATGTAATCGAATACAAAAATGAAATGGTACTTGTGGATTGCGGAATTAAGTTTCCTGATAACGAATTGTTCGGAATTGACTATGTGCTAGCGGATTACACTTATCTTAAACAGAACCAGGACAAGCTGGTCGGAATTTTCGTTACTCATGGCCATGAGGATCACATTGGCGGTCTGCCGTTTTTGCTTCAGGATGTGAAAGCACCGATATACGGCGGTGATTTCGCGGTCGAATTAATTAAGTCCAAGCTGCAGGAGCACAAAATCAAGGGTGTGAAGTTCCACCAAATCAATAATGATACAGTTGTTGAGTTCCAAAATATCAAGGTGCGCTTTTTCCGTACAACACACAGCATTGCAGATTCATTTGGTGTCGTAGTGACGACTCCAGAGGGAAATATCGTTCATACTGGTGACTTCAAGTTTGATTTAACACCGGTTGGAGCAGGTACGGATTTTCAGAAAATCGCTGAAATTAGCAGTGAAGGTGTGCTATGCCTGTTATCGGACAGCACAAACAGTGAGCAGCCAGGCTTTTCTGTATCTGAAAGACGTGTTGGCGAAGCAATAGAAGATATTTTTCAGACCGTGGACGGCCGTGTTATTTTCGCGACATTCGCATCGAATATTGACCGGGTACAGCAAGTAGTGAAATCATCCCTAAAGCACAATCGTAAAATGGCCATTGTTGGCCGAAGCATGGAGAAGGCATTCGAAATCGGACGCAGGCTCGGTTATATAACCGCACCTGATGAGGCGTTTATCAGCGTTAATGAAATCGGTCATGTACCTAGCAATGAGCTGACAATTATCTGCACAGGAAGCCAGGGTGAACCCATGGCCGCACTCGCCAGGATTTCGAATGGAACACACAGGCAAATTTCGGTTATCCCTGGAGATACAATCGTCTTTTCATCGTCACCGATTCCGGGCAACGCGATCAGCGTTAACCGTGTGATTGATAAGCTGCACCGAATTGGTGCGGATGTAATCCACCATAAAATCAGTGAGGTCCATACCTCAGGTCATGGTAAGCAGGAAGAGCAGAAGCTGATGATCAAGCTGCTGAATCCAAAGTATTTCATTCCGATCCATGGTGAGTACCGCATGCTGGATCAGCATGTAAGATTGGCGGAGCAATGCGGAATTCCGAGAGAAAACTGCTTTATTTTAGACAATGGTGATGTGCTTGAGTTATCAGCTGATGGCGGACAGGTTGCCGGAAAAGTACCAGCACAACCTGTATATGTAGATGGCAGCGGGATTGGCGATATTGGCCACATTGTTTTGAAAGACAGAAGAGTGTTGTCCCAGGACGGGCTTGTCATCGTCACGATGATGATCGAGCGCGATAAAAAGCAGCTGGTCAACAAGCCGACAGTTGTCACAAGGGGATTCGTATACGTCAGGGAATCAGGCGATCTGATGAAAAACGTTGAAGAGCTGATTACTGATAAAATTGTGACGGAGCTGGCAGGCGGAACGAAGGACTGGTCAAGCATTAAAAAAGCAGTCATCGACGTCGTCAACCCATTCCTATACAGCAAGACAGGCAGAAGGCCAATGATCTTGCCGATTATCATGGAAGTGTAA